One Acyrthosiphon pisum isolate AL4f unplaced genomic scaffold, pea_aphid_22Mar2018_4r6ur Scaffold_19042;HRSCAF=19724, whole genome shotgun sequence DNA segment encodes these proteins:
- the LOC103311785 gene encoding zinc finger MYM-type protein 1-like, whose product NFQEMCSFFSKYDSEFNRMFSNSISYSSPKIQNEIIALCSQNVKDTIFSEIKETGFFSIMCDDARCHKEEQMSICVRYTKKFEVFERFLGFIDVSQKQDAESLTSAILNFLEQSNIQNVPIVAQSYDGAAVMSGKRAGVQTKLKEYYPSAIYVHCMAHRDNLVVIDISLYVHFSRPSTNFKLKEMQNKLNIKATTLMAISDTRWVCRIQNCDAVYNNFEVLIEVLNDEVDLNKDMDVAQAI is encoded by the exons GAAATTTTCAAGAGATGTGTTCATTCTTTAGTAAATATGACTCTGAATTTAATCGAATGTTTAGTAATTCAATAAGCTATTCCAGTcctaaaattcaaaatgaaattatagCCTTATGTTCTCAAAATGTCAAAGATAcaatattttctgaaattaaGGAAACTGGATTTTTTTCAATCATGTGTGATGATGCCAG GTGTCACAAAGAGGAACAAATGTCTATTTGTGTacggtatacaaaaaaatttgaagtGTTTGAGAGGTTTTTAGGATTTATAGATGTTTCCCAAAAACAAGATGCTGAGTCCCTTACATCAGCTATTTTAAACTTCCTTGAGCAATCAAATATCCAAAATGTTCCAATTGTAGCCCAGTCGTATGACGGAGCAGCTGTTATGTCTGGTAAAAGAGCAGGAGTGCAAActaaattaaaagaatattacCCAAGTGCCATCTATGTTCATTGTATGGCTCATAGAGATAATTTAGTTGTCATAGACATAT cattatatgtacatttttctcGGCCatcaactaattttaaattgaaagaaatgcaaaataaactcAATATTAAAGCCACCACATTAATGGCCATAAGTGATACACGTTGGGTATGTAGAATACAGAACTGTGATGCAgtttataacaattttgaagTACTTATTGAAGTTTTAAACGATGAAGTTGATTTAAACAAAGACATGGATGTAGCTCAGGCTATAG